Part of the Dermacentor albipictus isolate Rhodes 1998 colony unplaced genomic scaffold, USDA_Dalb.pri_finalv2 scaffold_23, whole genome shotgun sequence genome is shown below.
CACTACGACAGAGAGCTGGCAGTTTGGCTACAAAGGCCATGCAGCGGTGATAACGGGACCGAGAGCGCCTGACAGATTGCGTCGCCGAGGGAGCCTCCGCTATTATTTTCCAGACGAAGGTGAAACTTCAGCTTCTAGCGCGAATCACCATAAGCTCCGCCTGCGTCACGTTCACCGTACAGCTCTGTGCCTTTTCGTGGCTTGCCTTGTCCTTATGGCCATAACCGCATGTCTGGCCATTGCTGCCCTCTGGCTTCGAAGCCATTACAGGAGTAAAGGCCGGGCTCTCTATAGCACATTAGGAGGGAGCGATACCGATCATCCTGCTCCCGCTATATCGCCATCCCCACCATTATCTTCTGACGACGATCGGTCTCCAAGAAAAGGTGGACGAGAAGCCGAGTTTCCCCAGAAAGTAGGTGGGCAATCTGTGTCGGAGCCCGTGATCTGGACGTCTAGAGATGCAGACCATATCCACGACGGCCGAAAAAAGGTGGTTCCCTCAGTGCCTACGGGTTCGCCCAAGTCCATCAACTTGTTACCTGAGATGCAGTCAGCTCCGCCTAGCGACGCTGACGTATCCAAAACAACGCTTTCACCTATGGTCAGTGAATCCACCAATGCTACAGACTCCGCTGATATTAAACGCAAATCTTTACATTTGCCGCCGAGCAAGTCGGCGCGCGCACAACGCTCCTACCATGTGAGCCGCACAAGCCTGGACCAGAATCTCGTCACCGACAGCCGCCACTGCCGCAACGATGTAACGTCTATAGAACCCTCGCCAGACAAGCTCGAAGACACGCAGCATGCTATAGCAAAAGAAAACTGTAAAGGTCCCATAGCCAATAAAGCTAATCCCATCACAAAGCACAGCCAGTCTGAACCAACGACCAGTGTTGAGCCCGAAGTAGGTGCTTTAAAGGGAGGCACTTGCCACGCTGATCACGAGCAACCCGCAGAAGGACGCAGTGGCCGTTACGTGAGTACCTCGTCGATGGAACCAGGAAGCAGCATAACTGAAAACGACCAACTGTATTCGGACCCCGACGACTGTAGGATCCGGATTGACGCGAGTCCCATTCCTCTGCCAACGTTTATTCGACGATCAGTGACTAAAAGAACTAGCCGCTGGCGCACCGCAGGCCCCGGTACGACCACCACTTCTACGACGGACGCTTCACCGCGTGGACCACACGCTGAATCGACAAAGTGCGCGATTCCTCTCGCACCGCTACCGCAGAGTAACTCAACGGACAGCTTCGAGAGCCTCGCCGTCACCAAGCACACTAAGCGGCTTACCGAAACTGACTGCTGCTACCAGATGACAAACTCGGACCCGTGGCTACCACTCCTGGCTCTATGCAAGCGCCCCAAGCCTGTCGACTTCCTGAACGTCATTCATGAAGACTGCCAGGCTACCATGCTGAGCTGGGATGAGCCCGGTGGCGGGGATGTGTTTCGCGTGCTTGGAAGCCAAGGAGAccagcttgtgcgcgtgcttcGGCTGGGCGAGACGGAACTCCCTTGGCATACATCCCGCCTGAGAGTTGCCAGAGAACTAAGCAATCTCAAGGACAGCGTGGACAACCGGACGTCCGCATTTTTTATGGACGCGAGAACCAGTCTCGTTAGGGACGTATATCCGAGACTGTTAACAAGTGCGAAAGAGCAGCAAGACGATCAATTTCTCCTGTGGTCGGCTTCCACAACTCCAGAGGAACAGCAACCGGTAGCCGACTACTTGGTGACAGAGATGCAGCCTGGCTGGAGGCCCCTGCCGAATTACAAGCTGAACAATCCAAACCAAGCGCTAAGCGTGCTCGGTCAGGCGTGCTGGGCACTGGCAGTGGCCGAAGCCGAACTGGAACTGGAACATCGCCTCCCGGGAGTCGGCGCCGTTCTGGTACGCCCTACGCGGTCACCCCGGGTCGAGTTTACGCTGCGTGGCCACATCGTTCGGATTCCCAGCGCGGGTATCAAAGTGCGCCTGCAGGGACTACAGCTGGCCAGATTGCGCATAGGAACAAAGGTTGAGTTTACGGATGTCACGCGTTTCCACGAGTTTGTGAGAGCCGAAGATGAGGTCGCCGTGTGTGCCAGGATCGCCGACCTGCTGAGCAAGAGGCCCACCAAGTTCGAGCCACTGACGAACGTGCTCTGGCTCCAGCATCTAGCAGACTGGCTGGCATTGCAATACGCCGAAGCTTCGTCCGTGCTTTCGCATTGGCAAGGCGTGCTGGCCGCGTCCTGCTCGGCCGAGCATGCCACGGTGGGCAGCAGGCATATTTGCAAGCCTCCAGGAACGTCGTCAACTCAGGCACCAAAGCCAAATAGTGAAATCTACCACTAGTGGGACCATTCTGCGTGCAGCGGCATTGTTGAATTTAGGCGTAGAAGTTAAAATATGTGTAATCCAGAATCATCCTGCGTAGTGATGCGTTTTACGGCAAACGGCTCTGCGCAGCAGTGTGAATTGCGCCATGTGGCAGTAATCACACTTGATATTGTTGTGTCATTCAGCCGAAACTGGCGGAAAAGAATGATGTGGATCGGACAGAACAGAGCGTCGGTATTGTCCACATCGTTTTCTTCCACCTTTATAACGCTCAACGACACATGACGCAAAAATGGACCAACAGTCAACCACACTGCATGTTGCATTCATTCAATCTTCACTGCGTAATTTATTGATGAAGTTTACAGTAGCTTGCGCAGCTGGGTACGCGCGACGGGCGTGAAGGCTGTTTCGCATCCTTCATGCACAATAACAAAGCTCGCAGATTCGCGACCTCTAATCAACGTGGCACTGCCAAACCTGTTAGCGAAATGGCCTAGTGGAACAGCGCCACACTCTAAATTTTAGTTGTACGCAAAGCACAAAATAAATTAGGGCATTCTAGTATGACTGTTAATATTGAACCACTTTCCGCTTGTGTCGGCACGTGCGACTTGTTTTTTGTGGGTATTTGTGTTTATCAGCCGATGAAAgtatcgtgccttattttatgcAACTATCGCATTTTGTCTCTGACACGTCGCTTTAGTTGATACACAATACAGTTGATAAATTATTTGTTTTCCAGCCTAAAGATTCCAAAGTCTTTATCTCATGCATACACTTCGCCTCATTTAGCAGTAAAAAACGCCGTACTTGCGATATTTCTTAAACTATATTACGGTAAAAATTTGGGCTTGTTTCATTAATATGGGGTTCTATAACACAGAGGAAACGACTACAAAAAGGACAAGGCGCGCTTCTGACATTTGTGCGTCGTTACCTCTGCGCTAAACAACCCGATTATCACTGTCAATGGCTCAGCAATCTAGCGAGTTGAATAGATTGAGGAGTGGGATATCTATAGGGCGAGCTATCGAAAAATTATTAGGTGCAATTAAAACATCCGTTCGGGCGCCATTCGAATCTGAAGGCGCACTCTATGCTCGTGCATGATTCATATATCCATGAAACGTGCTTAGTGAAGTTTTCTGAAGTGATCGATGGAAATTGGGGCCCCGAATATACTATAGATCAGGTTGACCGGAGGCAGAAACGGGCCCGTCTGAAATGCAGGAAATGCCCTATAGGTTATAAGGGACCCACGCACTTCACGAACAACAAAGAAAGCGAAAAGCATGCATGAGGTAACAATTCAGCAATATGAGCGAGAATATGCGAACGCGTGGCAAATAGCCTCGAAACTATAGAGTTTCATACTcgtataactagagggaaatctggcgctgcaatTATTTCAACCatgatgggaatgatgggaagtacaggctacggattggcattctgtcgactggcgaactagtctacaggtATTTTTCGGCAGGATTGGTTTCGCTTCAGGCGTAATTGCTATAACCCGCAATGGGACGGTGCGACGCAAAGCtatctgcctttgttctgttgttCGAAGTGATGacagcgcgctgggccagcggctgggccaatgtttgtgtcgcggtgcgatgtcgaagccctgacgagaaagcgacggcgtcgtaaacgttgaaagaacgtgttttgaccgtttggaccctggtttgttaagtgctttaGGTTGGCGctatagcgttacgtgctttatgaaacttcagaataggaaaaaaaaggcactactgatacaagacatagacaTTTGTACTTCTAGTGGTTTGataatcaaattttattgagggcttcattatgcatcGCTCGTTTACGTGCTCagtgaaatgcgtgttttaggactttgagaacacaaacttacttgtggtaggaaaggtttctgcttcctggctgtagtccagtgtcgcaaaatgggtaagtgcaaagccacgccataacgcttcggaagaGGTACGTCAATATAAGatattgccacgacctcgacacacctgacagccacacggtgcaattcggtgccacgtgctaggcatgttgggtggctcgcagaagaagagaacgacgaaggtgccaggacagcgatcaataaagagatctccagcgtcgaccgaagtcctttgtggctttgtctgtgacaaactggtggacgtgctgggtacgcgtctatgtactctgacccccaggaactggaagtggacaacctacgcaaaagccgacggcttcaaagactgcctccggaatacggcctgcaagatctgccgaggatgtccaccacaaccgcaagccagacgcaggagacgtacggtacgggacagcctcctgcgtcgctggttctccacaccccacgctggccgcggccgttccatggtgagccttttgaggacgtggaagactggcttgacgactttgatcgtgtggctgacgtcaattattgggacgagcagaaaaagttacggaacgtgtacttcgccctagaggactctgcccgaacatggttcgctaaccacgagccatccattaccacctggcaagaatttcagcagcagatacgcgatacgtacagcagccccgcaagaaaagaacgagcagagcaaacccttcagaacagggttcaaaggccgaacgaaagcgtcgccatgttcgtcgaggacatgtcgcggcttttcaagcgtgctgaccctggcatgacagaagcgaagaaagtacgcctgctgatgcgtgcagtgaaagaacagctgtttgctggactgatgcgaaggcctccaggtacagtagctgagttcgtcagtgaggctacgacaatggagcgagcccttcagcaacgttcctcagcctacgatcgccaaatcagcctgggatcagcgtcttctctctcgttgccctatgacaccaatgcgcttcgagagcttgtgcgtagtgtcgtgcgtgaggagctcgatcgactacagggagcacgatttcaaccgaccgtaacgtccctcacagatatcgtccgcgaagaagtccgccaggcggcacagccattcgtgcaaaccagacctgaagccgcccccgtactgacttatgcacaagcagtgaggctaccatcgcaacccgggaaccaccgtaacccgccttcttctgaagaaccgctgtgccacttccagggccaagcttcacgtacaaatatatacgggtccacgagtacccgaatcaatacgcgaaagtcagacgtgtggcgcacaccggactatcagccactctgcttccactgtggcgaagcgggccacttgtaccgtgcctgctactaccgaagaataggactccagggctatcaccccggcgctcgtcgcccacgtgagggagagcgcccgagagaaatccagcaatatctggccagtcaaccttcgttgccgtacgcgcagtttccaccggttgaacagtccctgccaacgacccgatctccgtctccgcagaggcgccagtcacgatcaccacctcctcgacgatcggcgtcacctagccgctacactacgttctccgcttccgtgggcaaccgggccacgagcccaagtcggggaaactaagtacagcgacctctgggggtggggccgctgtccaacgcacttcgaaagatcctccgctgcgaccccccgacgacggcgtcgacgacgacgacgataacgatgacgacaacgacgactgcgtaccttcgacaccttcctgcgaaaaccgtgaacctgtttcagccgacatacttgtttctgtagataaccacccggtaaccgctcttgtcgatactggtgccgattattctgtcatgagcggacaactggttactgcacttcgcaaggtgacgacaccatggccaggacttaaactccgtacagccggcggtcatgttctcacgccgatcggcaaatgcactgcgaggatacaaattcgtgaggccacatttgtcggttcatttattatactggcagagtgctccaggcaggtcatactcggcatggactttcttcgggagtacggcgcaatcatcaaccttcgcgagttacttctcactttttccagcgaacacgcaactcattcggGCGACTAGCACCCAcagtccacggtgttacgcgtttcgggtgactgtgctactttaccacccaggagtactgcgttgatcaccgtagaaacagacgatgatcctccccgtctcggaatcactgaaggcaatctgtcagtcttgttggcgcgacaggtttgcgtagcccgcggcatcttgcagctgtcgtcacggactgctcagattttagtgaccaatttcagtcgtgaataccagcacttcgccccacgaactgccattgcctatttggagccagtcagtgactttcccgcttgtttaactgtaggacacactgatgaagattctaactgtgacgtaccagccaacaacaatattgatgtgaattctaaattatcagttgaacaacaggctagcatttggagccttttacagtcttttgcggactgtttcgcttcaacatcgaaggtcaaccaaacgcctattgcgaaacacagaattattacaaatcccaatgacagacctgtgcgccaacgtgcctaccgtgtttctcgtaaagagcaagacgccattcgaaatcaagtccaacaaatgcttaccgacgatatcatacagtcctccaccagtccatgggcgtcacctgtggttctggtgaaaaagaaagacggcacactgcgtttttgcgttgactatcgcaagcttaacaacgttacgaagaaggacgtttatccccttccccgcatcgacgactctttggaccgccttcgacatgctcgatacttctcatcgatggaccttcgcagcggctactggcaaatagaggttgatgagcgtgaccgtgagaaaaccgcatttattacgcctgacggactctacgaattcaaggtccttcctttcggattgtgctctgcgcctgctacttttcagcgcatgatggacacggttctatcaggtctcaagtggcagtcatgccttgtctatttagatgatatcgttgtgttctcagaaacttttgagcagcacatccagcgtttacaagcagttcttgccgcaattcgtactgctggtctgtctttaaagcctgaaaaatgccatttcgggtatgacgaacttaaatttttaggccatgtcatcagctacgaaggcattcgaccagaccccgacaaaaccattgctgttgcttcgtttccaacaccttcgaacaaacacgaactccgccgttttctagggctttgcgcatattatcgacgcttcgtggctaacttttcacggatagccgaacctttgcaacggttgactaaggataatgttccgtttgtctgggagcaggaccaacaagaagccttctgtgaactccggaaacgtctgcgcacacctcctgttctaggacactttgacgaagacagtgacaccgagttgcacacggatgccagcaacgttggcCTGGGTGCCGTCCTCGTCCACTGGCAGGATGGAGCCGAACGCGtgattgcatacgcaagccgcactttgtctccagctgaacggaactattccactacggaaaaggaatgcttggctgtggtGTGGGCAATTactaagttccgaccatatttgtacggccgatcgtttcgagttgtgacagatcaccattcattgtgctggctcgccaatctgaaggatccatctggccgtcttgcacgctggagtcttcgcttgcaagaatacgatatgacgatagtattcaagtccgggcgtatacacgccgacgccgactgcctgtcacgtgctccacttcaaccgtcgccaaacgactttgatgaagaggacgcatttctgtccattatagcagcatcagacatcagcaagcaacagcgcgatgattcagaactccggccgctcatcgactaccttgagaaccgtctaccagagccgcctcgtatgttTATGCGCAAGTTATACTCCttttttctccgcgatggcgtgctctacaaattaggttttcactcgaccgcaaccgcctgcctccttgtagtgccgtcttcactacgtgacgacatcctgcgggcctctcatgacgagccatcttcgggccacttgggcttcgcacggacgttttcacgcatacgccaaaagtacttctggcctaaccttcgccgtgacgtaaagcaatacgtgaagacatgccgcgactgccagagacgcaagacaccacccgtgcgtcctgctggacttctccatcccgtggatcctccgaggatcccttttcagcaggttggcatagatttgcttggaccattccccacgtcgagggctggtaaccgctggattgctgttgccacagactaccttacacgatacattgaaaccagagctctcccacgaggcaccgctaatgatattgcgaccttctttgtacatggtatcgtactccgccacggtgcccctagagtggttataaccgaccggggcacagcatttacagcgaagctcacagaagatatcatgcttctcagtggtacagttcaccgcaaagccactgcttaccatccccagacgaatgggctcacagaaaggctaaacaaaacgatcgctgatatgatttccatgtatgttgacgtcgacgacaagaactgggacgacgttctcccatatgttacgtttgcatacaatactgccgttcaagaaactaccggcttcaccccttttcgcttggtgcacggccgggaagctgtcacaacgttggacgcaatgcttttacccacctactgctctaatgttgtcactgatgctgccgaatttgctcgatgcgccgaagaggcgcgccagctcgcacgaatgcgtatccgctaccaacaacaaaatgacgccgaccgctacaatcttcgtcaccgcgacgtcacttatcaacccggtgacagagtatgggtgtggacaccgatccgccagcgtggtcggtcggagaagcttctgcgccgctactttggaccttacaggatcgttcaacgactaggcgacgtcacatacgaagtgattcctgaaggagaaggcaccgcgcaccgtccccgacgcccacccctgtccgatgtcgttcacgtctctcgactgaagttatacaacagccgctgaacgcaaagctccgcacctctctcaccatctgcgtctctctt
Proteins encoded:
- the LOC135898940 gene encoding serine/threonine-protein kinase haspin-like, whose product is MAKVNARRDDGYDGGSVTEPNAYRYSAVNADAYKQAPKQPSHPALQYVLDITNERITYNKSVSNSTDSFESLAVTKHTKRLTETDCCYQMTNSDPWLPLLALCKRPKPVDFLNVIHEDCQATMLSWDEPGGGDVFRVLGSQGDQLVRVLRLGETELPWHTSRLRVARELSNLKDSVDNRTSAFFMDARTSLVRDVYPRLLTSAKEQQDDQFLLWSASTTPEEQQPVADYLVTEMQPGWRPLPNYKLNNPNQALSVLGQACWALAVAEAELELEHRLPGVGAVLVRPTRSPRVEFTLRGHIVRIPSAGIKVRLQGLQLARLRIGTKVEFTDVTRFHEFVRAEDEVAVCARIADLLSKRPTKFEPLTNVLWLQHLADWLALQYAEASSVLSHWQGVLAASCSAEHATVGSRHICKPPGTSSTQAPKPNSEIYH